The window TAATCGAACCAGCCATTCAAGCAGTAATCGCTACTACGTATGATAAAAAGCGTATGATTATGGTATTTGCGTATGAAGAGCGAGGTGGTAAGGATATCGACACGACCGCCAAGACACTGCAAAAACGCTATGGCAAGTATTTTCACGCCTTTCATATCGTCAAGCATCCAAAAGACATTCCGAATGAGGTGATCGGCAAGGGTGGCAATATTACACATGCCGGGCGCTGGCTGAAGGGGTGGCTTGAGAAGCAGCATATTCCGTACGGTAATGTTATTGTCACGACGATGGACTGTGATAATAAGCCACATGAAACCTACTTTGACTACCTGACATACGAATATATCGTCCGCGAGGACCGTAAGCACTACTCGTATCAACCGGTTTGCCTATTTACTAGTAATATTTGGGATGTGCCGGCGCCGATGCGTGTGGTCGCGACGGGTAACTCATTCTGGAATATTATTAGCTCAATGCGCCCTCATTCGCTACGTAATTTTGCTTCACATGCTCAGCCGATGGATGCGCTCGTTGAGATGGACTTCTGGAGTGTTCGAACGATCGTCGAAGACGGCCACCAGTATTGGCGCAGCTACTTCTATTTTGGTGGTAACTACGGGGTCGTGCCACTCCATGTACCGATTTATCAAGACGCGGTATTGTCAGCTACGTATATAAAAACGCTCAAAGCGCAGTTTATCCAGTTTCGTCGTTGGGCGTATGGGGCATCTGATGTTGCGTATGTTGGTGAACGGGTCTTTACTAAGCAGCGTAATGTACCATTTTGGGCTGGTTTCTCACGGTTTGTGCGGCTACTTGATGGAAATGTGACGTTAGCCTGCAATTCGGTTCTAGTTGCTTTTGGTGGCTGGGTGCCGCTTATTGTTAATGCCGAAGCAGCTCGTAGTGTCGCCGCGCATCAATTGCCTGATACGGTGAGTACGCTGCAGCAAATTGCGTTGATTGGTATGGCGATAGCGATTTTTAGTGCTTTCAAGATTTTACCACCGCGTCCAGTTCGCTACACGCGACGTCGAAGTGTCTGGATGCTTTTACAATGGGTACTAATGCCAGTGACGTCTATTGTCTATAGCTCTGCTGCGGCGTTTGCCGCGCAGACTCGCCTGTTAGTCGGGCGATATCTCGATAAGTTTGACGTCACCGAAAAAGCCACAGCGGCGATTAACGCTCGCCAGAGGGCGGCTGCACGTAAACGGTCGAAGACCTCCCGCGTCGTCGAGAAGTGATGAGGCGGTGCTGAGCGGCATACTGGAGTGCCGCTATTGGATCGTAGCGTTGGAGAATCATGTGTGTTATTTGAGTGATGATTTGCGTAGATAGCGGCTTACCTTGCTTGATAATCTGTTGCTGCACAGTTTGTGCAAGGAAGTAGCTATCATGTGCTGCAGCATGCTTATTATGTTGAAAGCTACGGCTAATGCTTATGATGAGCTTTCCTAAATTGAAAGGGATGGTTGACCCGTCGTGTGTTAGCACCATGCGCCCGTCTAGCGTAGCCTGTTCGTATGTCGTAAAGACTGCGCCACATTCTGGACAGGCCCGTCGCCGCCAGACGCTGGGGTGTTTCGTGTGCTTGCGGGAGTTTTTTGTAGTAGTTTTATCGTGAAAACAATTTATACAAATCATATCAATATATTGACATATCGCTATAAAAAATACTAGTGGAAAAGTATATAAAAATGTGTAAAATAGAAAAAACTAAAAACCCTCCGCACTGCGAGGGTTGTATGCAATAATGGTGGGCAATAGAGGATTCGAACCTCTCACCTCTTCAACGTCAATGAAGCGCTCTAGCCAAATGAGCTAATCGCCCGACTATTGTCAATAATAGCAGGAATTAGTGGTGAATGCAATTACCTCTTGCGGAGAGCGTAGGGGTTGGCCGTCATGTCGTTTCTTGGTGTAGTATTACGGATCCGCTACCTAGTCCATGCGTCGTAAGGGTTGCCCGGAACTTTTAACTATGATACGGTGAGAATAGCAAGGACAGAGACTAACCACCTCTCGAGCAACGTGAAAGCGGTTGCGGCGCACGAAACCAGCCGGAGCAAGAGTCATCGCCAAGGTGGAACCTCCTGGCTCGTCCCCAGGACCGAGGCACGCACGCTATACGCGTTGGGCGTGCTTTTATAATTACTTAAAGGAGGTTTTATGAGCGAAGATAAACTCTATGCAATGCGACACAGCCTGGCGCATATTATGGCGGCGGCTGTGCAGCGGGTATGGCCAGACGCCAAGTTTGGAGTTGGTCCGGTTATTGAACATGGGTTTTATTACGATATTGATCTTGGTGAAACGAAGATCAGTGAGCAGCAGTTTAATAAAATTGAAAAGGTAATGCGACGAATCATTGCCGAAAAGCAAGACTTTGTGTGCACAAAATGCCCAATTGATGAAGCAATTCAATGGGCCAAAGATAGCCATCAGCCATATAAAGAAGAACTTCTTAATGACCTAAAACGTGCCGGGACAACGGTAGCAAAAGATCTGGACGCTGCAGAAATGGGTACAATTGCCGAAGGTGATAGCGCGCTCGATGAAGTTTCGTTTTATACCAACGGGTCGTTTAAGGATCTGTGTCGTGGACCGCATGCTGTAAATACCAGTCAGGTTGGTGCATTTAAGTTGATGCGGGTTGCGGGCGCCTATTGGCGGGGCAATGAAAAGAATCCTCAAATGCAGCGACTATACGGTGTAGCTTTTGCTACGCAGGAAGAGCTGGATAAATATTTGGAGAAATTAGAGCTGGCCAAACAGCGTGATCACCGCAAGTTAGGCAAGGAGCTTGATCTGTATACCACCTCGCCGCTCGTGGGGGTTGGTTTGCCATTATTTACACCTCGTGGAACTATCTTGCGCGATACCGTGGCCCAATACTCAAATCAGCTGCGTCAGAGGTTTGGTTTTGAAAAAGTCTGGACGCCGCATATTACCAAAAAGGATTTGTATGAAACGTCAGGCCACTGGGCCAAATTTGGCGAAGAGCTGTTTTTGGTTAAAAGCCAGGAAACCAGTGATGAAATGGCGTTAAAGCCGATGAACTGCCCGCACCATACGCAGATTTTTGCTTCACAACCTCGTAGCTACCGCGATATGCCGGTGCGCTATTTAGAGACAACCACTGATTATCGTGACGAGAAAACCGGTGAGCTTGGCGGTCTGAATCGTGTGCGCTCGCTGACCCAGGATGACAGCCATGTCTTTTGTCGCCCAGACCAAATTGAACAAGAAATCAATAATTTATTGTCTGCTGCCCAGGAACTGTACGGTACTATTGATATGAAGCTGCGGGTTCGGCTCAGTTACCGTGATGACTCTGATGCATACTTGGGTGAACGTGAATTGTGGGCTTCTGCACAAAATCAGTTGAAATCAGCAGTTGAAAAAGTTGGCTTGGACTATTTTGAGCAGGAAGGTGAGGCTGCTTTTTACGGACCAAAAATTGATTTCATGGCAACTGACGCTATCGGTCGTGAGCACCAAGTCGCGACAGTGCAGCTAGACTTCGTGCAGCCGCAACGGTTTGGTTTGGAATACACAGATAGTGATGGTAATTTTACAACACCTGTGATGATTCACTGTGCGCTGCTCGGGTCGATTGAACGATTCTTGAGCGTCTTCATTGAACACACGGGTGGTTGGTTCCCGTTTTGGGCGGCGCCAGAACAAGTACGTATTCTAACGATTAATGACACCGTCTCAGACTACGTTGATGAAATTACATCGATTTTATCAGAGGTGACCTTAATGAAACCAATAAAATACAACGATGTAAGATTTACAATAGATAGTCGTAATGAATCCCTTGGGAAAAAGATTCGTGAGGCGACTGTTGTAAAAATACCAATACAGATTATTGTTGGGCCAAAGGATCAGATAGCACGTGTCGTAAGTATCAGGACGCATGCGGGTGAAGAGCAAATTCCGCTTGAACAGCTAGCTGAATATATACGGGGACTGTAATCTTGTGCGTAGGCTAAGAATTGCAATTGATATTGACGATGTTTTAGCAGAAAACGCAATCGGGTTCGTGGCATTTAGTAATGAACGGTGGGGCACACGATTGAGGGTTGATGACTATAGCGAACATTGGTCAGAGATGTGGCATGTTGATAGCGAGGAGGCAGAACGGCGTGCTCATGTCTTTCACGACTCTGGTGCGATAAAGGGATATGCTCATATAGGGGGGGGCGGAGGAGGTGCTTAGAAACATGTCGCAGGTGCATCATCTCATGGTGGCTACTTCGCGTCGCTTGCAGGTGCAAAGCGATACACTGCTTTGGATCGAGGAGCATTTTCCAGGGGTTTTCGCCAGTTCTGCGGTCTACTTCTCTGGCCTATGGGATACGGTGCACGAGGACTCTCATAAACTGACAAAAACAGAGTTAATCACGCAAATTAATGCTGATGTTTTAATTGATGATCAGTTGAAACACTGTTTAGCTGTTTCCGAGACTGGTCGTAATGCCATCTTATTTGGTGATTATACTTGGAATAGAGCAGATAGTTTGCCGGATAGAGTGGTGCGATGCCATTCGTGGTCAGAAGTGGAGGTGGAAATTGAGCGAATTGCCAATAGCTAGCTTGCGAGACCGGATCTATACTCTCATGGCGCAGCTACCTGACGACAAAGTGACGACGTACGGTGACTTGGCAGCACTGTCTGGACACCCGCACGCAGCACGAATTGTGGGCGGAATAGCGCATGGTGGCCCAGAGAATTTGCCGTGGCATCGCCTAGTGAATGCGAAAGGTGGCTTGGCGGTAGGTTTTCCGGGTGGGCAAGGTGTGCAAAGGCAGCTACTTGAGCAAGATGGTATTTATTGCGATGAGAGGTGGCGGATAATTGATTTTGAGGAACGACGATGGCGGCCGAAACTGTAAAAGCAAAATTACCCCTAGTTGTTATCGCGGGGCCGACTGCTAGTGGTAAGACCTCGCTAGCGATTCGCCTGGCAAAACAGTATAATGGCGAAATAATTTGTGCCGATAGCAGAACAATATATCGAGACATGGATATTGGTACGGCAAAGCCAACTATGGCTGAGCGAGAAGCCGTGCCCCATTGGGGCCTTGATTTGGTCAGCCCGGGCGAGACATTTAGCGCCGCACAGTTTAAGGAGTATGCTCTGCAAAAAATAAGTGAAATTCGCTCTCGGGGGCGTTTACCATTTCTTGTTGGCGGCACGGGTCTCTATATCGATGCAGTAATTTTTGATTTTCAATTTGGAGCTCCTCCTGATCCTAGTTTACGGCATGAGCTAGAAAAAAGGACAGTAGCCGAACTACAATATTATTGTTATAAATACAACAGAAAATTACCAGAGAATAACAAGAATAAGCGCTATCTTATACATGCTATTGAACAAAAAAATAATATTAACAGGTGTAGTACAGGAATTAGAGATAATAGTGTCGTTGTAGGAATTGCTACGAATAAAGATATATTGCGAACAAGAATTGTGCTCAGGTCTGAACAATTATTTTTAAATAATGTTGTGAGTGAAGCAATGTTGTTAGCCCGAAAATATGGCTGGGATAATGAGGCTATGACGGGTAATGTCTATCCGTTGGTCCGAGAGTTTTTGAATAAAAATATTACCGAAAATGAATTAAAGCGGCAATTTGTTATAGCTGATTGGCGGTTGGCGAAGCGACAGATGACGTGGTTGCGGCGTAACCCGTTTATCATGTGGGCGACGCTTGACTCTGCTGAACACTATTTGTCACAACTTTTGGCTCGGGCGTAAAATTTATGGTACAATTTTTAATACATGATTGATGCGCTGTTCGGCTCAAAAACGAGGGTGAAGTTACTGCACCTGTTTTTAGCGAACCCTGAAAAATCGTTTTATGTTAGAGAGATTACGCGATTGATCGGCGAGCAAATTAACTCGGTACGGCGTGAACTATCAAATATGCTCAGGGTCGGAGTCATTGTTTCGAATAATTATGACAATAAATTGTATTATGCTGCGAATCAGCAGTATGCATACTTCACGCCACTAAAGATGATTTTTGCCGATGAGCGACCGAGTGAGCAAACCGACCATAACAAAAAGAACAGTATACCGTGGGTGGGCGATATCGCTCGGCTGTCCGGGCTAAAGATCGCTATAGTCGCCGGTGCGTTAGTGCGTGGATCGACGAGTCGGGTTGATATACTGTTGGTCGGTCGGCTATCGGAGTCGAGAGTTGGTGTCGCCATTAAGAAAATTGAAAAAGCCGAGGGGAGAGAGCTGAATTATGCTGTAATGAGCTATGATGATTTTTACTATCGTCTGAGCGTTAGAGATAAGTTTGTGATGGAAATAATGAATAGTAAGCACTCGGTTGTGGTAGACGCAGAGAGTATACTAGTATAAGGAGACGTATATGTTTGAAGTAGAATACAAAGGTGCAAATAACGTTATTTTTACAACGAAAATGGTAAAAATCGCGTTTGATCCAGCGCTATCGCTGGTTGGACTTAAGGATAACCTTGGGGTACAGGACGTTGAGATATTGTCGGAGGGTAGATTCGCCGCAAGCAATGTAGTACCACGGCTGCTCTTTAGTGGCCCGGGTGAATATGAGGTCGGCGATGTGTCTCTGAAGGGGGTGGCAGCCTGGCGACACATTGATACGGAAACTGATGTCAAAAAATCAACGATTTACCGTTTAACAATTGGTGGTGTGCGTGTTGTGATTATAGGTAATGTTGCTCCAAAATTGTCAGAGTCTCAGCTGGAGGATATCGGTGTTGTTGACGTTGTTGTGATACCGGTTGGCGGTGGTGGTTACACGCTTGACGCGACATCTGCGGCTCATATGGTACGCCAGCTGGAGCCGAAAGTGGTTATCCCGGTGCATTATGCTGATGGTGCATTACACTACGAAGTGCCGCAAGACGACCTGTCGGTGTTTGTTGGCGAAATGGGCGTGGAGACTATTGATGCTGGGTCAAAATGGAAAGTGAAGGGGACGGCGTCTTTACCTGAACAACTATCAATCATTACTGTCGCGCGGAGCTAGGCCAGTCGATACGTTGCACTAATAAACCCCCTCCTTGTCTGGAGGGGGTTGAGCCTAGACGGTTTTTGTCTGTATCGGGCGTAACAACCCTTTCTTTTTAAGAGTACGAATTGCTTGAGTACTCAGAACCAACGTGACTTTTTGACCATCTACTACAAGAGTTTTCTTCTGTAGGTTTGGCTTAAAAGTGCGCTTGGTACGGCGAAGGGAAAAGCTAACGTTGTGACCGTATTGCTTGCCTTTGCCGGTTAGTTCGCATCGTGATGCCATTTCCAACCTCGCTTTATATTAACTAAACAATCTATCGTATTGTAGCGGTATTTCTATAATTAGTCAAGGTGTTATAATGGTAATTATGGATTTGGCATATTTAGGTATGGTCTTGGTGGTCATTCTCGTCTCAATGACGCTACACGAGGCGATGCATGCGTTTATGGGCTATTTTCTCGGAGATGATACGGCCAAGGCGGAGGGGCGGCTGACGTTAAACCCGCTGAAGCATATTGATCCATTCATGACGCTTTTGCTGCCATTATTACTGGCTATGCTAGGGCTGCCAATTTTTGGTGGTGCTCGACCGGTGCCATTTAATCCTCAACGCGTGCGACACGGTGAATGGGGTGCAGCGTTCGTAGCGCTTGCTGGGCCACTGACTAATTTGTTTTTAGCGTTTTTAGCGTTTGGCATGGGTGCTGTCAGCGGCGTTATCACCAGCGGTGGGCTGATTCAAAATACGTTAGCGGGGCAAATTACTAGCCTCGTCGTGTTGGTTAATTTAGGCTTTTTCGTGTTTAATATGTTGCCGCTGCCACCACTCGATGGATCGCGAGTGCTGTATGCGCTCGCTCCAGAGAGTGTGCGCCGTGGCATGGAGTGGATTGAGCGCTACGGGGTAATGGTGGTGTTCATTATCATTATGATCGGACAGGCGGCAATTGGGCGAATTATGACGTTCGCTACGAACGGTATTATCCAATTCTTTTGCATGATTTTTGGTGTATAATAGAGATAGCCTCAGGTAGGCGGGCGCATATGATTTTCCTAACATCATATGATAGGGAGTCCTAATGGTCAGTCATCGTGGTGACTGGTTGCGGATACCCACCTTGCATTTATGCGGGGGAATATCACGCGCTTGCACTGCTTGGGGCTTTTATGATGTATAATAATAGGGCAGCCTATTAAGCGATCGCTTGGCGGTGAAGCCAAGAGGAAAGTCCGGGCAGTAAAGGACACCGACAGTCGCTAACGGCGACCGGGGGCAACCCTAGGGAAAGTGCCACAGAAACAAAACTACCTTTGTGGCGATAGACACAAAGGAAAAGGTGAAACGAGTAAGGTAAGAGCTTACAGTCCTCGGTGGTGACACAGAGGAGAGGTAAACCCTGTCGACTGCAAGGAGGTCTACAAATGAGTTGTCCGCTCGTAGGCCGATAACCGCTTGATTTATCTGGCAACAGGTAAACTAGATAGATGATCGCTCGCGACAGAACCCGGCTTATCGGTAGGCTGTAAACTAAAACCTTCTCTCAGCGGAGAAGGTTTTAGTTTGCTGAAGTCGCTTTCTTATAGTGCTGCTTTAACAATTGCGGTAAAGGCCGTAGGTTCGTTAACGGCTAACTCTGCCAACACTTTTCGGT is drawn from Candidatus Saccharibacteria bacterium oral taxon 488 and contains these coding sequences:
- the miaA gene encoding tRNA (adenosine(37)-N6)-dimethylallyltransferase MiaA, with the protein product MAAETVKAKLPLVVIAGPTASGKTSLAIRLAKQYNGEIICADSRTIYRDMDIGTAKPTMAEREAVPHWGLDLVSPGETFSAAQFKEYALQKISEIRSRGRLPFLVGGTGLYIDAVIFDFQFGAPPDPSLRHELEKRTVAELQYYCYKYNRKLPENNKNKRYLIHAIEQKNNINRCSTGIRDNSVVVGIATNKDILRTRIVLRSEQLFLNNVVSEAMLLARKYGWDNEAMTGNVYPLVREFLNKNITENELKRQFVIADWRLAKRQMTWLRRNPFIMWATLDSAEHYLSQLLARA
- a CDS encoding threonine--tRNA ligase, which encodes MSEDKLYAMRHSLAHIMAAAVQRVWPDAKFGVGPVIEHGFYYDIDLGETKISEQQFNKIEKVMRRIIAEKQDFVCTKCPIDEAIQWAKDSHQPYKEELLNDLKRAGTTVAKDLDAAEMGTIAEGDSALDEVSFYTNGSFKDLCRGPHAVNTSQVGAFKLMRVAGAYWRGNEKNPQMQRLYGVAFATQEELDKYLEKLELAKQRDHRKLGKELDLYTTSPLVGVGLPLFTPRGTILRDTVAQYSNQLRQRFGFEKVWTPHITKKDLYETSGHWAKFGEELFLVKSQETSDEMALKPMNCPHHTQIFASQPRSYRDMPVRYLETTTDYRDEKTGELGGLNRVRSLTQDDSHVFCRPDQIEQEINNLLSAAQELYGTIDMKLRVRLSYRDDSDAYLGERELWASAQNQLKSAVEKVGLDYFEQEGEAAFYGPKIDFMATDAIGREHQVATVQLDFVQPQRFGLEYTDSDGNFTTPVMIHCALLGSIERFLSVFIEHTGGWFPFWAAPEQVRILTINDTVSDYVDEITSILSEVTLMKPIKYNDVRFTIDSRNESLGKKIREATVVKIPIQIIVGPKDQIARVVSIRTHAGEEQIPLEQLAEYIRGL
- the rpmB gene encoding 50S ribosomal protein L28; amino-acid sequence: MASRCELTGKGKQYGHNVSFSLRRTKRTFKPNLQKKTLVVDGQKVTLVLSTQAIRTLKKKGLLRPIQTKTV
- a CDS encoding site-2 protease family protein, whose amino-acid sequence is MDLAYLGMVLVVILVSMTLHEAMHAFMGYFLGDDTAKAEGRLTLNPLKHIDPFMTLLLPLLLAMLGLPIFGGARPVPFNPQRVRHGEWGAAFVALAGPLTNLFLAFLAFGMGAVSGVITSGGLIQNTLAGQITSLVVLVNLGFFVFNMLPLPPLDGSRVLYALAPESVRRGMEWIERYGVMVVFIIIMIGQAAIGRIMTFATNGIIQFFCMIFGV
- a CDS encoding transcriptional regulator — protein: MIDALFGSKTRVKLLHLFLANPEKSFYVREITRLIGEQINSVRRELSNMLRVGVIVSNNYDNKLYYAANQQYAYFTPLKMIFADERPSEQTDHNKKNSIPWVGDIARLSGLKIAIVAGALVRGSTSRVDILLVGRLSESRVGVAIKKIEKAEGRELNYAVMSYDDFYYRLSVRDKFVMEIMNSKHSVVVDAESILV
- a CDS encoding cysteine methyltransferase, whose product is MPSYLVIILGIEQIVCRIEWCDAIRGQKWRWKLSELPIASLRDRIYTLMAQLPDDKVTTYGDLAALSGHPHAARIVGGIAHGGPENLPWHRLVNAKGGLAVGFPGGQGVQRQLLEQDGIYCDERWRIIDFEERRWRPKL
- a CDS encoding Zn-dependent hydrolase encodes the protein MFEVEYKGANNVIFTTKMVKIAFDPALSLVGLKDNLGVQDVEILSEGRFAASNVVPRLLFSGPGEYEVGDVSLKGVAAWRHIDTETDVKKSTIYRLTIGGVRVVIIGNVAPKLSESQLEDIGVVDVVVIPVGGGGYTLDATSAAHMVRQLEPKVVIPVHYADGALHYEVPQDDLSVFVGEMGVETIDAGSKWKVKGTASLPEQLSIITVARS